GTGAGTGCCGAGCACCTGACGCAGCGCTGCCTGCAGCAAGTGAGTGGCGGAGTGGTTCTTGCGAATGTCGTTACGGCGATCGTTGTCGACAGTTGCCATGAACACAGCACCCATCGTCGTTTCGTTAGCCGTACCCTTCTTCACCTTACCGCGGCAGAGGGCGGTGTCATTCACCTTCACGGTGTCGAACACGTCAATTTCGAGGTCGCCAGAAACGAGCGTACCCTTGTCGCCGACCTGGCCACCCATTTCGGCATAGAACGGAGAAGTTTCAAGCACGATGCTCAAGACGCCCTTGTCTTCGCGCCAGCGAACAACCTTCGTTTCGCAAGCGGAGAGTTCGTAGCCCACGAACTTGGTGCTTTCTTCGCTGTACTGCGTCCAGCCTTCGGTACCCATCGTGTTGATGCCCTGCTTCATGTTGGCGCGGGCGCGGGCCTTCTGTTCTTCCATGCACTTCTCGTAGCCTTCTTCATCAATCAGGAGGCCCTTTTCTTCGGCGAGAATGCCGGTGAGGTCCGGCGGGAATCCATAGGTATCATAGAGCAAGAACACCTTGTCGCCCGGAATCTTGTCGCCCTTCTTGAGTTCGGCAGAGATTGCGGCGAAGCGTTCGAGACCGGCGTCCAGCGTACGGATAAAGCTTTCTTCTTCGCTCTTGATCACGCTAGCAACGAATTCCTTGCGTTCGCGGATTTCCGGGAAGGCGTCGCCCATCGTATCGGCAAGCACCTGCACGAGCTGGCAAATGAACGGCTTCTTCTGACCGAGAAGGCGGGCAAAGCGGCTTGCGCGGCGGAGAATGCGGCGGAGCACGTAGCCACGGCCTTCGTTGCTCGGGAGGGCGCCATCGGCAATAGCGAAAGAAATAGCGCGGATGTGGTCGGCAATCACGCGGTGCGGGGTACCGGCTTCGCCATCGTTGTACGGAACGCCAGAGAGTTCAGCAATCTTTGCGATAATCGGGGTAAACACATCGGTGTCGTAGTTGCTGGTCTTGCCCTGAAGAATAGCGCAGATACGTTCGAACCCCATACCGGTATCGACGTTCTTCGCCTTCAGCGGAATGAGGCTTCCGTCGCTCACGCGTTCGTACTGCATGAACACGTTATTCCAAATTTCAATGTAGCGGTCGTTTTCGCCGTTCACGCCC
This window of the Fibrobacter succinogenes genome carries:
- the alaS gene encoding alanine--tRNA ligase, translated to GVNGENDRYIEIWNNVFMQYERVSDGSLIPLKAKNVDTGMGFERICAILQGKTSNYDTDVFTPIIAKIAELSGVPYNDGEAGTPHRVIADHIRAISFAIADGALPSNEGRGYVLRRILRRASRFARLLGQKKPFICQLVQVLADTMGDAFPEIRERKEFVASVIKSEEESFIRTLDAGLERFAAISAELKKGDKIPGDKVFLLYDTYGFPPDLTGILAEEKGLLIDEEGYEKCMEEQKARARANMKQGINTMGTEGWTQYSEESTKFVGYELSACETKVVRWREDKGVLSIVLETSPFYAEMGGQVGDKGTLVSGDLEIDVFDTVKVNDTALCRGKVKKGTANETTMGAVFMATVDNDRRNDIRKNHSATHLLQAALRQVLGTHVQQQGSFVSNELLRFDFSHFNAMTAEEIQKVEDIVNAKVMECLPVNTQVMGVDEAKASGAMALFGEKYGDEVRVVKMGACNEEFSKELCGGLHVQNTGNIGLVKIVSESSVSAGVRRIEAVSGRGALSLLRAGTQILTALREQLRCKDAEVLDRIQQSFAKTQNLEKSLQSVKLELATLAAAELLNGGINVMGVNLYVRELSLPDEKYKNLLDGVQNKLDVDSVAVIANKDNGAGSIAVMVGKNVQAKGIKAGDIVKDLAKACNGKGGGRPDRAQAGTREPEKIAEAIANANNWIRAKLGA